A region of the Bryobacteraceae bacterium genome:
GCCGAAGGCGGCTCATAGGTCATCAGCCGCTGCCGGTAGCCTTTGACGACCAGCGCAAGCGGGTTGTACTTCACCAGGAATCGCGCCGCCGGCGGGAAATAGGACTCATCAATGAAAACCGGCGTGAGCCAGAACCAGCCTGTCAGCACGACGACGACGATCTGCGCCGTGTCCCGCAGAAACACCTGAAGGCTCGCCGCCAGCCAGCCCACGCCAATGGCGAACAGCCCCAGCAGCGCCGTATAAACGGGCAGCAGGAGAATCATCGCGCTGAAATGGCCCGTCATCCACCGCACGACGACGACCGCCACCAGGACGGCAATCGTGTGGCTCAACAGCGACGACAGGAACAGCGTCACCGGAATGATTTCGGCCGGGAACACGGTTTTCGTGATCAGGCTCGCCTGCTCCACCAGCGAGTTCGCCGAACGCTGCACCGTCTCCTGAAACAGCAGCCACGGCAGGTAGCCGCAGAACAGGAACAGCGTGTAACTCTCTCCGGCCCCGGGCGGCGGCGGCACCTTCAGGCAGAACTGGAAGACGAAGACCCAGCTCAGCAGCAGCACCAGCGGGTGGATGAGCGTCCACAGCCAGCCGGCAGCGCTGCCAACGAAGCGCTGCTCGAAGTCGCGCCGCACCATCTGGTAGATGAGCGACCTTCGTTCCCGCAGCACGCGCAGAAACATCATCCCGGGCAGGCGCACGGGCCTCTGCATGACGGTTGTGGCAGTCAATTCACGATTCTAGCAGGGGATGCCGCTGCACCCGGCCGCGATGATATAGTGAAACCATGCCGGAAGGATATACGCCGATCTTCATCTTCCTGATCTGTGCGATTCTTTTCCCGCTGCTCCTGCTCGGCATCTTTCGATACCTGCGGCCCGCCCTGCCGATCCCGGTGAAGCTGGAGGCCTACGAGTGCGGCATCAAGGCGGCGTCCAACGCCCGCGGCCGCTACACGGTGCGCTTCTACATCACTGCCATCCTGTTCGTCGTTTTCGATGTGGAAACGATTTTCCTGTTCCCCTGGGCGGTCCGTTTCCGGCAGCTCGGCTGGTTTGGCGTGGCTGAGGTGGCAGTGTTTCTTGCCATTCTGATCGCCGGCTACGTCTGGGCGTACAGGAAGGGCGCCTTCGAGTGGGTCTGAGGCGCAGCGCGCCCGTCACGCCAATCGCCGGATGACCGAGCGGCTCTATTACACGGACAGCTTTCTCACGGAGTTCGACGCGCGCGTCGTGCGCGCCGAAGACGGCCGCACGCGGATCGTTCTCGATCGCACCGCCTTCTATCCCACCTCCGGCGGCCAGCCCCACGACACGGGCACTTTGGCGGGCGTCCCGGTTGTCCGTGTCGAAGACGCCGACGATGAGATTGTGCACGTGCTGGCCGCCCCGCTGCCTGAAAGCGGGACGGCCCACGGCGTCATCGACTGGCCGCGCCGCTTCGACCACATGCAACAGCACAGCGGCCAGCATCTGCTGTCGGCCGTTTTCGATCAGCTCTTCGGCTACCGCACGGCCAGCTTCCATCTTGGATCAGCCGCCAGCACCATCGATCTGGACACCGCGTCCATCGCCCCTGGCGAACTCGCCGCGGCCGAGCGCCGCGCCAATGAACTCGTCTGGCAGGACCTGCCGGTGCGGGTGTCCTTTGAGGACTCGCGCCAGGCCGAAGGCCTGCGGAA
Encoded here:
- the wzm gene encoding transport permease protein, which gives rise to MQRPVRLPGMMFLRVLRERRSLIYQMVRRDFEQRFVGSAAGWLWTLIHPLVLLLSWVFVFQFCLKVPPPPGAGESYTLFLFCGYLPWLLFQETVQRSANSLVEQASLITKTVFPAEIIPVTLFLSSLLSHTIAVLVAVVVVRWMTGHFSAMILLLPVYTALLGLFAIGVGWLAASLQVFLRDTAQIVVVVLTGWFWLTPVFIDESYFPPAARFLVKYNPLALVVKGYRQRLMTYEPPSAHDLLLLAAVAGAAFFTGGIFFRHLKRGFADVL
- the nuoA gene encoding NADH-quinone oxidoreductase subunit A — encoded protein: MPEGYTPIFIFLICAILFPLLLLGIFRYLRPALPIPVKLEAYECGIKAASNARGRYTVRFYITAILFVVFDVETIFLFPWAVRFRQLGWFGVAEVAVFLAILIAGYVWAYRKGAFEWV